The proteins below are encoded in one region of Aeromonas veronii:
- the glpK gene encoding glycerol kinase GlpK yields the protein MSAEKKYVVALDQGTTSSRAIVFDQDANIVATSQREFTQHYPKAGWVEHDPMEIWATQSSVFTEVLAKSGLHSEQIAAIGITNQRETTVVWEKATGKPIYNAIVWQCRRTAAICEELKARGLEEYVRENTGLVLDAYFSGTKVKWILDNVEGAREKAMNGELLFGTIDTWLVWKMTNGEVHVTDPTNASRTMLYNIRELKWDERMLDELGIPMSMLPEVKPSSEIYGYTTRGGGARIPIAGIAGDQQSALFGQLCFEKGMAKNTYGTGCFMLMNTGTEPVRSSNGLLTTVAIGPKGEVNYALEGAVFMGGATIQWLRDELKIIHDARDTDYFASKVGDTNGVYLVPAFVGLGAPYWDPYARGTMVGLTRGANRNHIIRAALESIAYQSRDVLDAMQQDSGIKLASLKVDGGAVANDFLMQFQADMMHTPVVRPTRIETTAMGAAFLAGLAVGFWKSSEELEDKFSVDREFIPQMDRDDRAKRYNGWKKAVERSRRWAEED from the coding sequence ATGTCTGCTGAAAAGAAATATGTCGTCGCCCTGGATCAAGGCACCACCTCGTCCCGCGCCATCGTGTTTGACCAGGACGCCAACATAGTCGCGACCTCCCAGCGCGAATTCACCCAGCACTACCCGAAGGCGGGCTGGGTCGAGCACGACCCCATGGAGATCTGGGCCACCCAGTCTTCCGTCTTCACCGAGGTGCTGGCCAAGAGCGGCCTGCACAGCGAGCAGATCGCCGCCATCGGCATCACCAACCAGCGTGAAACCACCGTGGTGTGGGAAAAGGCCACCGGCAAGCCCATCTACAACGCCATCGTCTGGCAGTGCCGCCGCACCGCCGCCATCTGCGAGGAGCTCAAAGCCCGCGGCCTGGAAGAGTATGTGCGCGAGAATACCGGCCTGGTGCTGGATGCCTACTTCTCCGGCACCAAGGTGAAGTGGATTCTGGACAACGTGGAAGGGGCCCGCGAAAAGGCGATGAACGGCGAACTGCTGTTCGGCACCATCGACACCTGGCTGGTGTGGAAGATGACCAACGGCGAGGTGCATGTCACCGATCCGACCAACGCATCGCGCACCATGCTCTACAACATCCGCGAGCTGAAGTGGGATGAGCGCATGCTGGACGAGCTCGGCATCCCCATGTCCATGCTGCCGGAAGTGAAACCCTCTTCCGAGATCTATGGCTACACCACCCGTGGCGGCGGCGCCCGCATCCCCATCGCCGGCATCGCCGGTGACCAGCAGTCCGCCCTGTTCGGCCAGCTCTGCTTCGAGAAAGGCATGGCCAAGAACACCTACGGCACCGGCTGCTTCATGCTGATGAACACCGGCACCGAGCCGGTTCGCTCCAGCAACGGCCTGCTGACCACGGTCGCCATCGGCCCGAAAGGGGAAGTGAATTATGCCCTCGAGGGTGCCGTGTTCATGGGCGGCGCCACCATCCAGTGGCTGCGTGATGAACTCAAGATCATCCACGATGCCCGCGACACCGACTACTTCGCCTCCAAGGTGGGGGACACCAACGGCGTCTACCTGGTACCGGCCTTCGTGGGCCTGGGCGCCCCCTACTGGGATCCCTACGCTCGCGGCACCATGGTCGGCCTGACCCGGGGTGCGAACCGCAACCACATCATCCGCGCGGCGCTCGAATCCATCGCCTACCAGAGCCGTGACGTGCTGGACGCCATGCAGCAGGACTCCGGCATCAAGCTGGCATCCCTGAAAGTGGATGGCGGCGCCGTCGCCAACGACTTCCTGATGCAGTTCCAGGCCGACATGATGCACACCCCAGTGGTGCGCCCGACCCGCATCGAGACCACCGCCATGGGCGCGGCCTTCCTCGCGGGCCTCGCGGTCGGCTTCTGGAAGAGCTCGGAAGAGCTGGAAGACAAGTTCAGCGTGGATCGCGAGTTCATCCCGCAGATGGACCGGGACGATCGCGCCAAACGCTACAACGGCTGGAAGAAGGCCGTGGAGCGTTCCCGCCGCTGGGCGGAAGAGGATTGA
- a CDS encoding MIP/aquaporin family protein codes for MSIQRPNTLLGECIAEFIGTGLLIFFGVGCVAAMVLAGANFGQWEISITWGLGVAIAIYVTGGISGAHLNPAVTLALMTFAGFDKRKVVPFIIAQIAGAFASAALVYFLYDNLFTQWELTHNVVRGSVESLGTAGIFSTYPNALLSNMQAFAVELVITAVLMLGIMALGDNNNGAPKGFAAALLIGILIAVIGASLGPLTGFAMNPARDFGPKLFAFFAGWGDVALTGGRDNPYFWVPILGPIVGAQIGTALYVKVLAPCVPGNRVAAAEEAAKLSNKEEAAA; via the coding sequence ATGAGCATACAAAGACCCAATACCCTGCTTGGCGAGTGCATCGCCGAGTTTATCGGAACCGGCCTGCTGATCTTCTTCGGCGTCGGTTGTGTGGCTGCCATGGTGCTGGCTGGCGCCAACTTCGGGCAATGGGAAATCTCCATTACCTGGGGCCTGGGCGTTGCCATCGCCATCTATGTCACCGGCGGCATTTCAGGTGCCCACCTGAACCCGGCCGTGACCCTGGCACTGATGACCTTCGCCGGTTTTGACAAGCGCAAGGTGGTGCCCTTCATCATCGCCCAGATAGCGGGTGCCTTCGCCTCCGCCGCCCTGGTCTACTTCCTGTATGATAACCTTTTCACCCAGTGGGAACTGACCCACAACGTGGTGCGTGGCAGCGTCGAGAGCCTCGGCACCGCCGGCATCTTCTCCACCTACCCCAATGCCCTGCTCTCCAACATGCAGGCCTTTGCGGTGGAACTGGTGATCACCGCCGTGCTGATGCTGGGCATCATGGCGCTCGGTGACAACAACAACGGTGCCCCCAAGGGCTTCGCCGCCGCCCTGCTGATCGGTATCCTGATCGCGGTGATCGGCGCCTCCCTCGGCCCCCTGACCGGCTTTGCCATGAACCCGGCCCGTGATTTTGGTCCCAAGCTGTTCGCCTTCTTCGCCGGCTGGGGTGACGTGGCCCTGACCGGTGGTCGTGACAACCCCTACTTCTGGGTCCCCATCCTCGGCCCCATCGTCGGCGCCCAGATTGGTACCGCCCTCTATGTGAAAGTGCTGGCTCCCTGCGTGCCGGGCAACCGTGTTGCCGCCGCCGAAGAGGCCGCCAAGCTGTCCAATAAAGAAGAGGCCGCCGCGTAA